GATTATTGCCCATTTTGGCTGGGCATACATGCTTTCAGGGTTCTTTTTCCTGGGTTTCTGCGTGGTTCTGGCCTTGAGTAAATACGGGGACATCAAGCTGGGCAAGGATCATGAGCAGCCCGAATACACTTATTTCGGCTGGTTCAGCATGCTTTTTGCCGCTGGCATGGGCATCGGCCTGATATTCTGGGGAGTGGCTGAGCCGTTAAGCCATTTCATGGACCCGCCTGAATATATTGATGCCCAGACCGGACAGGCAGCCACTTTTGCCATGCGCTACAGTTTTTTTCACTGGGGCCTGCATCCCTGGGCCATCTACATTGTCATGAGTCTGAGCATTGCCTATTTTTCCTTTCGCCGGGGCATGCCGCCCCTGATCAGTTCCTGCTTTTACCCCCTGCTTGGCAACCGAATTTATGGTCCCTTTGGCCATCTCATTGACATCCTGGCCGTGTTTGCCACTATTTTCGGCATAGCCACCTCCCTGGGCCTGGGGGCCATGCAGATCAATAGCGGACTTGAACATCTGTACGGGATTCCGGCATCAGATTCAGCCACCCTGGTTATTATCCTGATTACCACGGTTCTGTTCATGATTTCAGCGGCAGTAGGCCTGGACAAGGGAATCCAGACCCTGAGCAAGACGAATATCTTTCTGGCTTTTTTGCTTCTTCTGTTCATGCTGGGATTCGGGCCGACATCCTATATCTTCAGCGTGTTCACCGATACCATGGGCGGATACATGGGCAATATTCTGGAAATGAGTCTGACAGTGAACCCTTTTCTGGGATACGATTGGTATAAGAACTGGACTCTGTTCTACTGGGCATGGTGGATCGCCTGGTCCCCTTTTGTGGGCATTTTTGTGGCCAGGATTTCCAGGGGCAGGACCATCCGGGAGTTTGTCAGCGGGGCTCTTCTTGTTCCGACCTTGCTGACTTTTGTCTGGTTCAGCGTATTTGGGGGGGCTTCTCTTTTTCTGGAACTTGAGCAGGGCGCAGACATAGGTTTGGCGGTTCAGGAGGATGTCTCCACAGCCCTGTTCGTGGTTTTTGATCATTTTCCAGGGGCCATGATCCTGTCCAACGTGGCCATTCTGCTTCTGGTGGTATTTTTCGTGACTTCAGCTGACTCAGCTACTTTTGTGCTGGGGATAATGACCAGCAGGGGCTCACCCAACCCCAGTCTGTCCAAGAAGCTGACCTGGGGCATTACCCAGTCTTCTGTGGCAGCCATCCTTCTGGTTTCCGGCGGACTGGCAGCCCTGCAGCAGATGGCCATTGCTGCTGCCCTGCCCTTTACTTTCGTGCTCCTGCTCATGTGCTATAATCTGTGGAAAGGTCTGGCAGCCGAGTCCGGGGAAAGTCTGCTCAAAAGGTATTGATGGATCATTCCCCCATTGAATGATCCATCCAGAGTGCTGGAGCCCAGCAGGCTGTTCCCGGACCTGACTGAAACTGCTCAGCTGCGGCTCACTGCAGCAGGAAGACTTTCTGGCATCCAGTTTTTTTGGGCACCAGGTTCTTTTTTCTCAGTCCAGGACATTATACTGGGGGCAAATCCAGTCCCTGAAATTTTTAGTTAAGCCGCTAACAAGGAGGCAGCCATGAATGTATCCCAAGCCATTAAAGCCAGACGGAGCATAAGAAAGTATACTGACCAGGAGGTGACAGCCGGGCAGATAGGGGAAATGCTGGAAGCGGCCAGGCTGGCCCCGTCAGGGCTCAATGCCCAGCCCTGGAGGTTCAAAGTCATCCAGGATCAAAAGGAAATAGCCTGGATATCCAGTGAAGCTTCCAAGGGCCAGCGCTGGGTAGGTCGGGCCAAGGCTGTTTTTTTGTGCTGCGTTGACCTGGGCAGGTATATGGAGGATGCCAGGGCCAGTGTGCGTTTTTTAAAGGACAGCGGGGTATTGCCTCCTGAGATGCAGGCCGGCATCGAGGAGTATGTGCAGAAGGCAGCTGGTGCCCCTCCAGAAGTACTGCGCTATGCAGCTGCCACCAATTGTTCCATTGCCATCACCCAGATGATGCTCCAGGCTGTGGAACTGGGCCTGGGGACCTGCTGGATAGGCATGTTCGACGAGCAGAGCATTAAAGACAGATTCAGCCTGCCGGACCAGATGGCAGTAGTGGCCATGCTGGCTGTGGGCCATCCTGCTGAAGATCCGGGCCCGAGGCCCAGGAAGGAATTGGAGGAGATTGTTTTAAGCTGACCCGGTTCAACCGGTCGGTCTCACCCATTATCAGGGGTGAAACCTGCCAGGATGAACAGGGTTGTGATTCTTAACAGCCATCTGGCTGGGCTGGTTTCAGCTGCACTCAATCCTGGTCAGGGGGTGTGCAGGCCAAAAGTAGACATAAAAAAGCCCCTGGGTCAGGATAAACCGACCCAGGGGCTTTTTTTTCGGTTGTAATTCAGGCTGGCCGGTCTATGCTTCTTCTTTCATCTCCCGGACAAGTTCCTGAAGCATGTGTACCTGTTTGAGAAGCTGACTGATGGCCATTTCCGACCTGTTCATGACCTCGGCAGTGTCTGATGAAAGACGGCTGATTTCTTCAAGGCTCACGTTGATCTGGTCGCTGGAAGCGGACTGCTCTTCAGTGGCCGTGGCAATGGACCGGACATCATCAGCTGCAGCACTGACCAGAGTGACGATCTCCTCCAGGGCCTGACCGGATTTTCTGGCCAGGTCGGTTGCCTCTTGAACCGCCAGCACCGCACCCTCCATGGCCTGGATATTGGACTTGGTCCCGGCCTGGATGGAGGAAATGGCTTCGCTGACCTCCTTGGTGGCGTTCATGGTCTTTTCAGCCAGTTTTCTGACTTCATCAGCCACCACGGCAAAACCCCGTCCGGCTTCACCGGCTCTGGCCGCTTCAATGGCCGCATTCAGAGCCAGGAGATTGGTCTGGTCGGCAATATCGTCAATGACGTTCATGATCTTGCTGATGCCCTCAGCTTCATCTCCCAGACCTCCCAGGTTGGTGCGCAGGGAATCAGCCTGTTTCTGGACTTTCATAATGGCTTCTACAGCCTGTTGTACGATTTCTGAGCCGTTCAGGGCCTTTTCTCTGGATTCGTCAGCTCGTTCAGCTACGTTGGATGCATTCCTGGAGACCTCCAGAACTGTGGCGTTCATCTGTTCCATGGCAGTTGAGCTTTCAGCCACCCGTTCATTCTGGGACTGGGCGCTGCTGGCTGAATGCTTGACCTGGGAAGATAGCTCCTGCAGGGAGCCGGTCAGGTTATCCACAATATTTTCCACACTTCCTGCGGCATGGTTCATACCTTCAACTCTGGCCTGTTCAGCCCTGCGCTTGGACTCCTGAGCCTCTTCAACAGCCTTCATGGCTCGCTGAGATTCGGTTTCAGCTTCCCTGGACTTGTCTTCAGCCTCCCTGATCTTTTCCTTGAGCTTCTGGACCATACCCTGGACTGCGGCCTTGAGGGAAGCCAGTTCACCCCGGAAAGTTCCCTTGATTTCCGTGTCCAGACTGCCCTGTTCAACAGCCAGGGTGTAGGACCTGAGCCGGCCCAGAGGGTTGCTGATCATCTTGGAGAACAGAAGATAAACCGCCAGGATTATGGTCATCAGCCCAACAGCTCCCAGGACAAACAGAAACTGGTTGGCGTTTTTGATGGTGGCGTAGATGGAGGACATGGGAATGTATACCACCTCAGCAGTTTCAACCCGGTTTTCAAGCCTGGGAGGATAATCAAAAGAGTATCTCTGCTGCATGGACAGAGGGGCATCTTCGGGCTGGGAATGGCAGGGCAGGCAGCTGGCCCTGTTCACCGCTCCCTGGGCAATGATGTAGTGGTCCACACCATCCACGCTTCTGATTCCTCTCCACTCCAGATCCTTGTCACCGCTTCTGTGCATCCCATCCAAGATCCTGATCAGTTCCTCCTCCACCGGGGTTGCCCTGTTGCCCGGATTCATCGGCTTGGTTGACGGAGTCCTGAAGACGATCTCGTATTTCCGATCATCAGGCATGGCGTCAAAGACCCGGTTGGCAGCATAGGAGGTTGACTGGAGTTCCACCACGAAGTCGTCAGGGTCCAGCAATTTGGTTGCCTCTGGGCGGACTACAGAGCCGATGTGGCTGCGGACAGCCTTCATGCTGAATAAAAGCATGTCTGCCTTTTCTTCATATTGAGTGGTGATTTCTCTTTCCATTATCCTGTTTATGCTCAGGATGAGTACTGCCATGGCCAAAAAGCATATCCCTGCGGCAATGGCTATAAAGACCCTGCTAAGTTTCATATCTGGTTTCCTCCATGGAACAAAATTTTAGCTTGATCTCTGTTAGCAAAAAACAGGCCCGCCCCCAGGAGCTGTCAGAGAAAAAAGGGTTTTCTGTAACCATTCAGAAATGAATAACTAATTAAAAAGGGTTGACCTGTGATTGTGATTCTGATGCAAACTCAGGTTTACTATTGGCAAACCCGAGTTTGCACCCGGGAGATGGGCTGAAAAAATGAGGCTGGTTCTCATGGTCAGCTTGAAAAGAGTCCTGAAAAACAAATTGGACCGGGAAGGCCAGCCCCTTTTTCTTTATTGTGAAAACATTTAATTACTTTTTGACAATTTTGAATAAGAACCAGAGTGCCAGGATGGCCTCTCCAGGGCGGAACTAAGGGTGTTTAAATAAATTATCAACTAATAAAGATGGTTATCAAAAAAAGATCCGCAATGGTCTCCAGGTATGCTCCTTGCTTTATGTCAGGCATGAAACACCTAACCGAGTCCAAGCTCAAGGTCCTTTATGAGATCAGCCGGATAATCGGTCAGGCATTGCAGCTGGACAGGTCTCTGGAAAGCATCCTGGCTGTCCTGGCTGATTCCTTGTGCATGAACAGGGGCACGGTGACCATTCTGGATGACGAGACCGGGCTTCTGAACATCAGGGCTTCCCACGGCCTGTCCGGAAGTGAAAGGAAAAAAGGGATATACCGCCTGGGTGAAGGGGTGACCGGAAGGATATTTGCAACTGGGCAGCCGTTTATTGTCCCGGACATTTCCAAGGAGCCCCTGTTTCTGGACAAGACCGGGGCCAGGAGCATGGAAAAGGACCGGGTGTCCTTTATTGGCGTACCCATAGTTCTTCAGGGGGTTCCAGTGGGGGTGCTCACTGTTGACCGGCTGTTTGAGCAGGAAATATCCTTTGAAGAGGACATCAGGTTCTTGACCATAGTGGCTGCCCTGGTGGCCCAGTTCGTCAGCCTTAACAGGCAGGTCCGGGCCAGGGAAGAGGATTTGCGCCGGGAAAATCAGAGCCTCAAGACAAAATTGTCGAAAAGTGTTCAGAGGTTCTTTATAGTAGGTAAGAGCCGGGCCATGACCATGGTTCATCAGATGATTGAAAAAGTTGCCCCAACAAGGGCTACAGTGCTTTTTCTGGGCGAATCAGGTACTGGCAAGACCCTGACCGCCAGGATTATCCATGAACTGAGTGAACGGACCAACTATCCTTTTATCAAGGTGAACTGTGCTTCCCTTCCGGAGAACCTGCTGGAGTCGGAGCTTTTCGGTTATGAAAAAGGAGCCTTTACCGGGGCTGTAGGTTCCAAGCCGGGACGGTTTGAAGAAGCCCATAAAGGAACCATTTTTCTGGATGAAATCGGGGAGATGCCCCACGGAATCCAGGCCAAGCTGCTGCGTTTCCTCCAGGAAAGAGAGTTTGAACGCCTGGGAGGAACCAGGACCATCCGGGTTGATGTCCGGATAATTGCGGCAACCAACAAGGACCTGGCCGGTGCGGTCAGACAGGCCAGGTTCAGGGATGATCTGTTTTACCGGCTGAATGTCTTCCCCATCACTGTTCCGGCCCTGAGGGATCGAAAAGAGGATATCCCGGCCCTGCTGAATCATTTTCTGAATAATATTGCCAAGGAATACGGCCGTCGGCTGTACTTCACTCAGGCCTGTCTGGATTTTATGGTCAACTATGAGTGGCCGGGCAACATCAGGGAGATGGAAAACCTTGTGGAGCAGGTTTCAATTATGGCGGAAGGCAACAGAATTGATCTGATGGATCTGCCTTTGTACCTGATGGAAGGATCAAGGCCCAGCTCCGGAGGTCCTTTGGAAAACCGGACCCTGGAGCATGTTGAAAAAAAAGAGATCCTTTCGGCTCTGGAACGCAACTCCTGGATTCAGTCCAGAGCTGCCAGAGATCTGGGAATCACCCAGCGCCAGATGGGTTACAAGGTGCTCAAGTTCGGGCTCAAAGAACATATTGCTGAAAAAAAGACCCTGATCAGGGAGGAGTAAAGAGGATAATGAAGTTACAATATGCATTGGTCCTGTCCCAGGTGGCGGCTTTGCTGCTCTTGTTTGGATTATCCCTTACGCCTGAAGCACTGGTGAAGACTGCCGGGATGACAGGACTGCAATGGGCTATGGTTGCCGGCTGTTTTGCTGTAGGTGGGCTAGGTTTTGGCTGTATAGCAGCCCAGAATAAGCAGCTGGAGAAGGTCAGAAAGTATTTGAGGCTTATCAGCGTGGACCATGCCCGGATCCCGGGGCTGGACAGGATGGAAAGGATGAATGGTCTGGCACCCCACTTTAAGGAAGTAATCCAAAAGCTTGAAAGCCTTCATCAGCAGGCAGAGGGGGCAGAGGTCAAGGCTGCGTTCTGGCAGGACACGGCCGGCAAAAGTCGTGATTTTCAGGAAAACTACGCAACCCAGGCTGAGCAGGCCAGGTGCCGGACCATCATGTCAGCAGTGGACACCCTGAAGGATTCCATTTCCGGGATCATCCAGGAGTCGGCCCAGTTGGGCAGAGCTGTGACTGAGGCAGATCAGGGGGCCAGGGAACAGCAGCATTGTACTGATGAAGCAGCATCAGCCATGGAAGAGATGAATGCCTCCATCCTTGAATCCTCCAGACACGCAGCTCAGGCCTCAGAGTATTCTTCCCAGGCCAGCTCCAGGGCAGAAGCCGGTTCCAGAATCGTTCTGGAAACCATTGAGGCAGTGTCTGCAGTTTCAGAAAAGAGCAGGGACCTTTCCCAGTCCATATCCAGACTGGGCAGTCAGGCTGAGGCCATTGACAGGATAATCGAAGTCATCTCGGATATTGCTGACCAGACCAACCTCCTGGCTCTGAATGCGGCCATTGAAGCGGCCAGGGCCGGTGAAGCCGGACGGGGTTTTGCCGTGGTGGCTGATGAGGTCAGAAAACTGGCTGAAAAGACCATGCAGGCAACCCGGGATGTCAGTACGGAGATCGGTTCAATCCAGTCTCTGGTCAATGATTCCACCACAGAGGCCGGAGAGACCATCCGGCTGGTGGCTGAAAGCGCAGCCCTGGCCAGGCAGTCCGGAAAATCCCTGGAAGAAATCGTGACCCTGTCCAGGGAGTCTTCAAGCCGGAGCAGTTCCATAGCCGTGGCTGTTGAGCAGCAGTCCAAGGCCAGCGACGAGATTGCCAGGACCCTGAGCCGGGTCAGCTCTATTTCTTCTGCCACACATCAGAATATGTCCGAATCTGTGGCTGGGCTGGCAGGACTAGAAGAACAGGTCCAGAAGCTGACCACCCTGAACAGGGCCTTTGAACTCATTGGTCAGGGCCAGGTCCAGGACCTGGTTCGAAAGCTGGGGACATCGGAACTGATTCTGTCCATGGATCGGGAGAAACAGGAGCAGGCCCTGAGAGAGGTCATGGCCGGATTTGATTGCCTGGAATTGTTATATCTCACCGATGCCCAGGGGGTGCAGGTGATCAGCAATATATCCAGGCCTGGAGAAGAGTCTGAGGCTGACCATCAGGTTTTTGGTAAAGACTGGAGCAACAGGCCCTGGTTTGTGCAGGCAATGCAAAGCGAGCTGCCTCATATCTCCCAGGTCTATGTTTCCAGGGCCTCAGGCCGGGAATGCATAACAATCTCCGGGATGATCAAGGATGATCAAGGTCATCCCATCCTGGTCCTGGGCGCAGACGTGCGCATTGATGGAAGCTCAGAAAAACAGGCAGAGATCAGTTTTTCTGGTCCTGGCAGGCAAAGAAGCGGTCCAGTCCGGAACAGACATTAGGCATGGCAAAGATGATCAGATGATCACCAGCCTCAAGCCTGGTGTCACCGCTGGGGATGACAACCTCCTGGTTTCGGACAATGGTCCCGATGAGCAGACCTTTGGGAAAGCCTGTCTCAGCGATTTTTTTACCCACAACCTCGGCCTTGTCCGGCAGGACCAGTTCCATGATTTCAGCTGCCTCATCTTTGAGCAGGGAAAGGGTCAGGACTTCTTCCCACCTGGTGAATTTGAGGATCCGTGAAGCCGTGATCAAGTGAGGATTTATGGTTTCAGTAATACCAACAGCATTATAAGTCGAAGCATAACCAACCCTGGTTACTTCCGAGATAACCTTGTGCACGCCCAGCTTCAGGCCCATGACTGATGCAACCATGTTGGTCCGGTCATCTCCAGTGGCGGCAACCAGGACATCAGCTTCTGCGATTTCCTCTTCATTGAAATAGGAAAGGTCGGTTCCGTCTCCCTGAAGAACAATGGTCTTGCTCAAGGTCCTGTTGAGATGGTCCACTCGGTCTTCATCCTTTTCCAGGATCTTGCAGATGAAGGAGTGCTGCTTGTGCCCTTCCAGAATGGCAGCCAGATAATAACCGATCATGCCTCCGCCCAGAATGATGACCCGGTTGACTCTGGTCTCCCTGCGGTGCAGAAACCAGCTGGCCTCGCGCATGACCTCGGCGCTGCCGATCAGGTAAACCTTGTCTCCGGCACTGATCCTGTCTTTACCTCCAGGGAGAATAAAATCACCGTCAGGTTTCTTGATGCCAACCACGATACAGCCCCTGGGCAGGGTAAGATTCTGCAGGGGCTGGTTGGTGATCTCTGTTTTTTCAGCCACATTGACCGCCATGAGCATGACCTTGCCACCGGCATAATACTCCAGTTCAACAGCATCGGGAAAATGGATGATCTTGGCTATTTCCTGGGCCACGGTCTTTTCCGGGCTGATGATCATATCAATGCCCACCTGGGCCTGGCTAAGTCCTCCGGTGTCCACGTCGATGCTGCCTGCGCTTTCAGGGTTGCGCACCCTGGCCACGGTGTGTCTGACCTTGAAGGTCTTGGCGATCATGCAGGCGATTATGTTTACTTCATCGGATTCGGTCACGGCAATGAGCATGTCTGCGGATTTTATTTTGGCCTTTTGCAGGATGTCCAGGTTGGCTCCGTTGCCTTTGATCACCAGAAGGTCCAGGTCCTGGCTCAAGCTCTTGACCTTTTCAGGGTTCTTGTCCACCACCACGATGCTCTGATGCTTGAGGGACAGATTCTGGGCCAGTTCTCTGCCCACGTCTCCTCCGCCGATGATGATTATGTGCATACTGTACAGACCTCCACGGGCTCCATGAATTAAAAAATGGATCTTCGACGTTAGGCGCGGAATTGCTGCTCACTGTTTTTTGTTTGCCCCGCTTTTGGCCGGGATTTTTCTAATATCCGCCCAAGGGGGATATCTGCCCCCTCCGGACTCTTAACTATTTGGTTTGAGGAGTTATGCGTATATTTTTTGATTGTAAGA
This genomic window from Desulfonatronovibrio hydrogenovorans DSM 9292 contains:
- a CDS encoding methyl-accepting chemotaxis protein, coding for MKLSRVFIAIAAGICFLAMAVLILSINRIMEREITTQYEEKADMLLFSMKAVRSHIGSVVRPEATKLLDPDDFVVELQSTSYAANRVFDAMPDDRKYEIVFRTPSTKPMNPGNRATPVEEELIRILDGMHRSGDKDLEWRGIRSVDGVDHYIIAQGAVNRASCLPCHSQPEDAPLSMQQRYSFDYPPRLENRVETAEVVYIPMSSIYATIKNANQFLFVLGAVGLMTIILAVYLLFSKMISNPLGRLRSYTLAVEQGSLDTEIKGTFRGELASLKAAVQGMVQKLKEKIREAEDKSREAETESQRAMKAVEEAQESKRRAEQARVEGMNHAAGSVENIVDNLTGSLQELSSQVKHSASSAQSQNERVAESSTAMEQMNATVLEVSRNASNVAERADESREKALNGSEIVQQAVEAIMKVQKQADSLRTNLGGLGDEAEGISKIMNVIDDIADQTNLLALNAAIEAARAGEAGRGFAVVADEVRKLAEKTMNATKEVSEAISSIQAGTKSNIQAMEGAVLAVQEATDLARKSGQALEEIVTLVSAAADDVRSIATATEEQSASSDQINVSLEEISRLSSDTAEVMNRSEMAISQLLKQVHMLQELVREMKEEA
- a CDS encoding glycine betaine uptake BCCT transporter, whose protein sequence is MFKNRVFVISLAIVAAFVLAGVLDPAMLDRFSTALHSGIIAHFGWAYMLSGFFFLGFCVVLALSKYGDIKLGKDHEQPEYTYFGWFSMLFAAGMGIGLIFWGVAEPLSHFMDPPEYIDAQTGQAATFAMRYSFFHWGLHPWAIYIVMSLSIAYFSFRRGMPPLISSCFYPLLGNRIYGPFGHLIDILAVFATIFGIATSLGLGAMQINSGLEHLYGIPASDSATLVIILITTVLFMISAAVGLDKGIQTLSKTNIFLAFLLLLFMLGFGPTSYIFSVFTDTMGGYMGNILEMSLTVNPFLGYDWYKNWTLFYWAWWIAWSPFVGIFVARISRGRTIREFVSGALLVPTLLTFVWFSVFGGASLFLELEQGADIGLAVQEDVSTALFVVFDHFPGAMILSNVAILLLVVFFVTSADSATFVLGIMTSRGSPNPSLSKKLTWGITQSSVAAILLVSGGLAALQQMAIAAALPFTFVLLLMCYNLWKGLAAESGESLLKRY
- a CDS encoding nitroreductase family protein; its protein translation is MNVSQAIKARRSIRKYTDQEVTAGQIGEMLEAARLAPSGLNAQPWRFKVIQDQKEIAWISSEASKGQRWVGRAKAVFLCCVDLGRYMEDARASVRFLKDSGVLPPEMQAGIEEYVQKAAGAPPEVLRYAAATNCSIAITQMMLQAVELGLGTCWIGMFDEQSIKDRFSLPDQMAVVAMLAVGHPAEDPGPRPRKELEEIVLS
- a CDS encoding sigma-54-dependent Fis family transcriptional regulator, with protein sequence MKHLTESKLKVLYEISRIIGQALQLDRSLESILAVLADSLCMNRGTVTILDDETGLLNIRASHGLSGSERKKGIYRLGEGVTGRIFATGQPFIVPDISKEPLFLDKTGARSMEKDRVSFIGVPIVLQGVPVGVLTVDRLFEQEISFEEDIRFLTIVAALVAQFVSLNRQVRAREEDLRRENQSLKTKLSKSVQRFFIVGKSRAMTMVHQMIEKVAPTRATVLFLGESGTGKTLTARIIHELSERTNYPFIKVNCASLPENLLESELFGYEKGAFTGAVGSKPGRFEEAHKGTIFLDEIGEMPHGIQAKLLRFLQEREFERLGGTRTIRVDVRIIAATNKDLAGAVRQARFRDDLFYRLNVFPITVPALRDRKEDIPALLNHFLNNIAKEYGRRLYFTQACLDFMVNYEWPGNIREMENLVEQVSIMAEGNRIDLMDLPLYLMEGSRPSSGGPLENRTLEHVEKKEILSALERNSWIQSRAARDLGITQRQMGYKVLKFGLKEHIAEKKTLIREE
- the trkA gene encoding Trk system potassium transporter TrkA, producing MHIIIIGGGDVGRELAQNLSLKHQSIVVVDKNPEKVKSLSQDLDLLVIKGNGANLDILQKAKIKSADMLIAVTESDEVNIIACMIAKTFKVRHTVARVRNPESAGSIDVDTGGLSQAQVGIDMIISPEKTVAQEIAKIIHFPDAVELEYYAGGKVMLMAVNVAEKTEITNQPLQNLTLPRGCIVVGIKKPDGDFILPGGKDRISAGDKVYLIGSAEVMREASWFLHRRETRVNRVIILGGGMIGYYLAAILEGHKQHSFICKILEKDEDRVDHLNRTLSKTIVLQGDGTDLSYFNEEEIAEADVLVAATGDDRTNMVASVMGLKLGVHKVISEVTRVGYASTYNAVGITETINPHLITASRILKFTRWEEVLTLSLLKDEAAEIMELVLPDKAEVVGKKIAETGFPKGLLIGTIVRNQEVVIPSGDTRLEAGDHLIIFAMPNVCSGLDRFFACQDQKN
- a CDS encoding methyl-accepting chemotaxis protein, translated to MKLQYALVLSQVAALLLLFGLSLTPEALVKTAGMTGLQWAMVAGCFAVGGLGFGCIAAQNKQLEKVRKYLRLISVDHARIPGLDRMERMNGLAPHFKEVIQKLESLHQQAEGAEVKAAFWQDTAGKSRDFQENYATQAEQARCRTIMSAVDTLKDSISGIIQESAQLGRAVTEADQGAREQQHCTDEAASAMEEMNASILESSRHAAQASEYSSQASSRAEAGSRIVLETIEAVSAVSEKSRDLSQSISRLGSQAEAIDRIIEVISDIADQTNLLALNAAIEAARAGEAGRGFAVVADEVRKLAEKTMQATRDVSTEIGSIQSLVNDSTTEAGETIRLVAESAALARQSGKSLEEIVTLSRESSSRSSSIAVAVEQQSKASDEIARTLSRVSSISSATHQNMSESVAGLAGLEEQVQKLTTLNRAFELIGQGQVQDLVRKLGTSELILSMDREKQEQALREVMAGFDCLELLYLTDAQGVQVISNISRPGEESEADHQVFGKDWSNRPWFVQAMQSELPHISQVYVSRASGRECITISGMIKDDQGHPILVLGADVRIDGSSEKQAEISFSGPGRQRSGPVRNRH